A segment of the Nostoc sp. TCL26-01 genome:
GGTAGATTTAGTCATATTTGGGGGCGATGCGTTTCCTGATGCCACACCGCCGCCTTATGTGCAAGAAGCTTTTGCTAGCCAGTTTCGTCGTCTTGTGGATGCGGAGATTCCCACAGTGTTGTTGGTGGGAAACCATGATCAACATTCCCAAGGACAGGGAGGTGCAAGTTTAAATATTTACCGCACCTTGGGAGTACCGGGATTTGTTGTCGGTGATAAATTAATGACTCACCACATCCAAACCCGTAGCGGTAAAGTGCAAATCATCACCTTACCTTGGTTAACTCGTTCCACACTCATGACTCGCCAAGACACAGAGGGTTTATCTCTGGCGGAAGTCAACCAGTTATTAACAGAACGTCTGCAAGTAGTCATTGAAGGAGAGATTCGTCGGCTTGATGCTGATGTTCCGACAGTGCTTTTGGCTCATTTAATGGCTGATAATGCCACTTTAGGCGCTGAACGCTTTTTGGCTGTGGGGAAAGGTTTTACTTTGCCTTTATCTTTGTTGACTCGTCCTTGTTTTGATTATGTCGCCTTGGGACACGTCCACCGCCATCAGAATTTGAATAAATCGAATAACCCACCAGTGATTTATCCCGGAAGTATTGAACGGGTAGATTTTAGCGAAGAAAAAGAGGATAAGGGTTATGTGATGATTGAACTGGAACGAGGAAGCGCCAAATGGGAATTTTGCCCTTTACCAGTCCGGACTTTCCGCACCATCGAAGTGGATGTATCCAAAGCCGATGATCCACAAGCTGCTATTGTAAAAGCGATCGCTAAACATGATATTCAAGATGCCGTAGTGCGACTAATTTACAAACTCCGTTCTGAACAAATGGATGTTGTTGACAGTACCTCTCTCCACAATGCCTTAAGTGCTGCTCATACCTACACCATTCAAGCAGAGTTATTAAGTCAATTAGCCAGACCCCGCATTCCCGAATTAAGTGCTAGCAACAGTATAGACCCAATGGAAGCCTTAAAAACCTACCTCCAAAATCGTGAAGACCTCAAAGATTTAGCCACATCCATGCTAGAAGCCGCAGAAAAGCTACTAGTTGATGATGTGGAAGTAATGAGTGCTGAGTGGGGAGTCATGAGTGCTGAGTGATGAGTGATGAGTAGTGACCAATGACCAATGACTATTGACTATTGACTATTGACTATTGACCAACTCTGGAATATTTGCTGAGGCTGAGTAGTACTGTATTGAACTACTATTTTGTATAAGTAGTTATGCTGTATAATATGTTCAAAATATTGCCAGTTGCATTGGTTGCAGCTACTATCTTGGTAGCAACCGTAGATCAGTCAAAAACAACATTAGCTGGAACTTGTGCTTCTAATTGTGGGGAAAAAGCACTGCAATTTACGCCGGGACAACGTGTGCGGGTAGAAGTGGTAAATAATACGCCTAATTTAGTAGAACTAGAAAAATTGCAAGGTACTACTCCTATCTTGCTGCGGCCAAAACAGAAATTACAACTAGAACAGAGAGACACTACAGAACCCAATATTTCTCTGGTGTTTTGGGAGAAAGAAGGAAGATCATTACAAGCTATTGTGTCTAAACCAAATATTGGGACTTTGCGGGTAGAATTACGTCCTACTTGGCGAGTTCCTGGCGATCGCTCTGTCTATATACTAGATGATGGTCGTGTAAACATCCTCTAAAACCATCATCATGATTTTGGAAGCAGTAATGCTCAGTGTCAAACGTGGTACTGAGCAAGACTTTGAAAGTACATTCCAGCAAGCCGCAAATATTATTTCGGCAATGAATGGTTATATCTCCCATGAACTACATCGCTGCATCGAAGTTGAGGGAAGATATTTATTATTGGTGAAATGGTCAACTTTAGAAGCTCACACAGTCGGGTTTAGAGGTTCGGCTGAATATCAAGAATGGAAAAAACTCCTCCACCATTTTTATGACCCATTTCCCACCGTTGAACATTTTCAACTCATCTCAGGCGGGAATTTAGCTGATAAATTGCCATAGATAAGTACATTTATTGTTTGATTTGCTTAGTGAACAGGGTTATCGAGTAGCGATCGCCAAAAATGGGGAAACTGCCCTACAAAGAATGCAAACATCCCAACCCAACTTAATTTTGTTGGATGTGATGATGCCGAGGATTGATGGTTTTGAAACTTGTCAAAAACTCAAAGCCAATCCCACGACTAAAGAGATTCCGGTGATTTTCATGACGGCGCTGTCTGATACCAATTCACTAAAAATCTGATACAGATCCAAACACGGAAACCCTTGTAGAACAAGGCTTTCTTAATTTTGAATTTTGTTAGCGCAGCGTAAAGCCTTCTCTTTCAGAGACGCTAACGCGAACGGCATAGCTTCTCTACGAGACGCTACGCGAACGCTTAGAGCGAGTCCGCGATAGCGCAGCGTTAGCGACGCAGGAGCGTCGCGTCATTTTGAATTTTGAATTGGTATGACACCGTGGATAAAATCAAAGGCTTGAGTTTGGGTGCTGTGGACTACATCACCAAACCAATTCAGCAGAAGAAGTGATAGCCCGCATCCAAGTACATCTGCAATTACGGAATGCTACTCGCATTATGGAACAACGCACAGATGAACTCAATCAAGCACTAGAAAGCCTCAAACCATTTTATTTCTGACTTCTGAATTCTTCTTCAATTGCACTAATCTACTTCAGTAATTTAATTTTTTCCTTGTTTGAACCATACAGTTCAATGAATCTTTTAAATAATAACATATTAGCCTGTTGAGAAAACTTACTTAACTTGTATACACGCTCTATATTAGTTTCAGCCAAACTGCGTAAATAAGGCAAATCTTCAAATAAAGTCAAACAAGAAGCAAAATGTAATAATATTTGTAAAAAAGGTTTAGGCCAATCTAAATCACTATAAATCTCTATAAATAGCTGGTGTTCCATTTCCTGCAAAGGAAAAGCATAAAATATCACTATGATTCTTTTGTTATCGTAAACTGGAATACTCAATTCAATTGTATATGGACTATGTAAAATGAGATCAACCTCAACTATTGGTTGTCTCCAAATCCTTAAAGCATTAACAGGTGAGTCTAAAAGTGTAGTAAATTTAATAATACCACCAAAACTAGTTGTTTGAAAATCATTTATACCGAGAATTTTCAGGTTATTTAAACTAAACTTGTGAACAGTTTCTAAATGTTTTAGGTTCAAAAGATGGTAAATTTGACAAAAATAAGGAAATGGCAAAATATATTCCTGGCTAATCATATGCCGTTTTTTCAACCCAAATTTATCGGTTTGATTGAGGTATGAGCAACCTGTATTTTCATCCAGGCTATTTTCTGGTTTAAGATATAGCCAACTGACAAAAAAGAAAGCTGTTGTCAGAAGTTGAAATATTTCTGTTATGGATAACGTACCATCAGCAAAAGCCGCTATACTTCTATCGGTGATGCCAAACAGCCATGACGGAATCCCCAGAAACCAGACTCCTATTTTAAACTTATTGATAAATTGATAAAATTCTGTTTCTATAGAATTGTGATGCTGTTTTGTTACTAAATGCTGATCATGATCAGAAAAATTAACAGGCATAGAAAATAAGTTAAATATTCTTCACTTTATTAATGTTAATAATAAATAATGTAATAAAACTCTACCTTTGGCTGTAAGATAGAGTGCAGATTGTAATTAATTAAATTCAACAAAATCCTAAAAAATAAATCTGGCGACAGAGGAAAAAATTAAAATATCTATTAGTAATTTCATCAAGTAAAGTATTTCAGCCTCTCACGATTTTAAGAGAATTTATGGTTTTAGATAATCGACTCATAGCTGATGGTGCAATATCGTTTGCTTAAAAATAGTTATGTTGCGATAGCGGGACAATGAGGTACGTAGTTAGTGTAGTCACCTACCAAGCTGATTAAAGAAGTCGGGTATCTGGCAACTCCAGGATCAATTCCATAGACTATTGCTCAAAAATCATGTAACTTTGACAATTTCTTAGAAAAAGATTGTAATAACTCTGCAAAAAGTTATGAAATTTTTACTATTAAAGCTGTATCATTTTTAAATATTTTCTCAATATTATTTTTCAGACGGCAGCGATGACCATCCGCCATGCAATTAAAACTGACTTACCTGCAATTGTAGCCATTTATAATGCTGCTATTCCTGGGCGTATGGCAACAGCTGATTTAGAACCAGTCACAGTAGAAAGTCGCCTGGCTTGGTTTCAAGGGCGATCGCCTCATCAACGTCCTCTTTGGGTAATCGAACAAGCAGGAGTAATTGCTGGGTGGTTGAGTTTCCAATCATTCTACGGAAGACCAGCCTACAAATCAACAGCCGAACTCAGTATCTATATTGCACCAGCTTTCCATCGGTGCGGGTTAGGCAAGCAACTGTTAGCCCAAGCCATTCACGAAAGTCCTAATTTGGGTTTAACAACTCTCATTGGTTATATTTTTGCTCACAATCATCCCAGTTTAAAGCTGTTTACCACTTTTGAGTTTCAAAAATGGGGATATTTACCCCAAGTCGCTGATTTAGACGGGATCAAAAGAGATTTAGTCATCATGGGACGACAAATACCATAAAACTAGCCCTTTCCAGGTGGATAAAAATTTTAGTTCAAAAATTCCTCTTTGTGTCTCTGTGGCTTCGTGGTAAAAGGGTAATTGATTTAACCACAAAGACACAGAGTAGTTTTTCACTAGAAGTTCAGAACATTAAAGTCACCTGGAAAGGGGTAGTCCCATATAATTCTTCGAGCAAATAAAAAATGATTCACCATTGCCTATTTACTTTTGTGGAGGTTAGTATTGTCTGTAGTAGATAGCATATACTTAAACTTAACCATAAAATTTTTAAATGTAACTATATACACGTTTTTTTAAGTAGATTTTCGCAATAATAGCATGATAGATAAATTTGGTTCCGGAAAACCATTTGAGGGAACTGGAACTAAATATTGAACAGGTTGTCATTTCAACCTGAGTAGGTGGAGTAGTTGAGGAGTAACGAGAATTAATATGTCTGCATCCTATATCTCAGACTCAGTTATTGCGGGTTCGGATATGACGTGGAGTCAAGAAAAGCAAAACCTACTGATGCAGGGTGAAATTTTAGTGCGAACGCGATCGCATACCACCTGGGGTGGTGCTGTATCGGCTTTTATGTATGTACCCTTAGTGCGATCGCAGGTATGGCAGCAGGTGACAGATTACCCTCGTTGGGTACAATACTTTCCTGATATTACCAGAAGCGAAGTTTTACAACGAGGTGAAGTAAAGCGCCTCTATCAAGCAGCCCAAAAAGCCTTTTTCTTTTTCACCGCCCAAGTCGAGATTTACCTCAACGTTGTCGAAGTATTAGGACAACAAATTCAATTCCGCATGGAAAAAGGGACTTTCGTTGATTTTACAGCTCGTGTAGAGTTAAAAGATTGTGGTAACGGTACTTTACTAGCCTATAGTGTTCAAGCCACACCCAGTATTCCCATACCTTCAATGTTGATTCAGCAAGCTATGAACTTTGAGTTACCAGCAAATATGCGGCAAATGCGACAAGTGATTTGTCAAAGTCAATCAAGGTAAGTCAACAAAACCCCGACTGATTCCACAAGTCGGGGTAATAAATTAATGACTAACAACTGATAAACGGTGGCTAACAATAGGCTGGCTTTCAAACCATACCTGAGTTAGTTCATACTCAGAGAATTTGTAACCGAGACTAGAAGCAAAATTGACTATTTTAGTTTTGTCCCAATGATAAGAGCCTAATAAACCCCGACGACGGCAATTAATCAAATATTGTTCATAAATGGTTTTATCTGACATCAAAACTTCATAAAAAGCATACGCTTGCTCTAAAGACATCAAATTTTATCTCCCAAAATTTTTATTTTTATAGTTAATTAACCATACATTAAATCATCAGATAATTCCGGTTTATAGAATCTGAGAAAACTGGATTTTATTTAGTCTTTAAAATATCAATCAAGCTTTATTAAGTCTCTTTTGTTGAAGATACAATGCTTTTAATTAGTTTTGAGGCACGAGAAAACATATCAAATAGTGAAGTTTTTGTAAGTATACTCATCCTAGACAAAGGCTAGTTTGAATTTTAAAGTGGTTTGACTGCGACGACTTTTGCGGCTTTATCTACTTGAAACTCCGACAGTCCAAATTTCTCAATTACGGCGGCGTTGGTTGTTAAGTGGGTACTTATCTCTGCCACTTTGTATTGGCTTTCTTTGGCAGCTAAAGCCGCAGGTAGTAATAATTGATCTGCTAGGTGTTCATCTACTGGTGCGCCTGTCTGATGAAAATGTAGCAGTTGTTCGCAAGCAATTTCCGCGACTTTTTCCGACGACAATCGCAACCGTCCAAAGCCACCAAATCCAGTTAAGCTATTTTGATACTCAGCTGTTAAAAAAATTCCTGCCCCTGGAGCGATGCCTTTTTCTCGCAAAGCTTGTATGGAAACTCTTAAACCGGCTGTGCGTAAAAAATTCTCGGCACGATTTGCCATGCGTTGCGGAATATGGGCTGGTAATTCCGTCGCCACAGCTATTCCCCGCACCTGTTGTAAGTTTCCCCGTTCTAGCAAGTTGATAGCGCCGAGTTGACACCCTCCCCGCACCTGCATATTTACTTCTCCCCTACCTTGGGGATACCATCCCCAAGCGCCTAATTTGACTTGTGCCTCTATGCCCATACGGCGGAGCATTGGTAGGTAGACTTGTTCAATGTAGGTCATGGTGGGGCTAAAGATGACATGAGTTCCACCCCGGAGTGTTACTTGAGAGTCGCCATTGGCTAAAGCTAAGGGTAAGAGAATTGTCTGTAAAACTAGAGTGATTGCTCCAGCTGAACTACCTTGTTGTGCTTCACTCACGTCAAAACTGTAGGTTCCTGCTTGTACCCCACTACCAGGAATGAATTCCAGTATTGTAGAACTCAACGCATCACCAGACAATTGTGCATGACAAATTCTCGCCGCCGCCCGCACTGCTGTTAAATGTTGTGCGGCTAACCCTGGCTTTTTACGTCCAGCGCGAATTCCTGTAATGCGTATGGGTTCACCAGTGATGGCGGCTAGACTGAGGGATGTACGTAGGACTTGCCCACCCCCTTCTCCGTAGGAACCGTCAATTTCAATCATGCTAATTCGTAATTCGTAACTCTGCTGGCAGCTTGCGCCTACGTCATACTTGCCAAAGATGAAAAGCAAGCTACGTAATTGCTGAGGGATACTTTAATTTTGAATTTCAAATTGTAGCATTTTACTTTTATCAGTATTCATCAGTCCGTCAGGATCAACAATTTTTTAAATTTTAACCGCAGGTAACAATTAATTCTGCCCACACCCCACTCCTCTTGCAGATAATCTGCCAGATGGTAGAAACCCTCTCTATCTTGCAAGAGATGCTGATTTTTCCCAAATTGTTAAAGATAGGAGGAGAAAACACAAATAAACTATTAGATTTTAGGTAAAAAAATGTTGGGAACATTTTTAACAGTCTTAGCAACAGCACTCAGCTTGCTAATTGTTGATTTAGTTGTGCCTGGTGTGAATATTGCCAACTTCCCGGCTGCTTTAATTGCGGCTGTTGTCATTGGTTTGATTAATGGTTCTGTCAGACCAATTTTATCAGCTTTATCATTACCGCTTAACCTTTTAACCTTAGGAGCATTTTCCTTAGTTGTTAACGGTTTATGTTTCTCTTTAGCAGGAGCTTTGGTTCCCGGATTTAGCGTTCATGGTCTGATAGCTTTCCTTTTGGGGCCTGTGGTGCTGTCTTTCGCTACCACTTTCATTAACAACTATTTTGCTGAAAAGAATCTGGTTTTAAGTGGAGATACAAAATCCAGAACCGAATTGCCATCAAGCTAGAACTTAGTGATAAGGGTTAGTTAAATTGTCTACCTAACCCATTATGTAATGCCAAATGAAAATAGTTCCTAAGATGGAGTTATTCATTTGGTTTCCTGAGAACAATGTGTTAAACAGAGTCCACAAATAAGCAACAATCCCATGAAATTACTACGTATTCTTCTCGGTTTATTAGTACCTCCGCTTGGAGTATTCTTAACAGTTGGTGTTGGCCCTACTTTAGTTATTAATGTTTTGCTAACACTCTTAGGCTGGCTTCCTGGTAGTATTCACGCTGTTTGGGTAATTGCCAAACACGAAGAAGCCTTCAATAGAGAAGGTGATATTTACTAAGTTTTGACTGGATTTTAAATATCCCCGACTGCTTAGAGAAGTTGGGGATATTTTATGGTTGTATGGATTCTATCTACGTGTGACTTCTTTGTCTTGCTCAGGATGTTCTTTATCCTTAAATAAGTCAGCAGTTGCTAGGAGTAACTCTCTCAGGGTTTGTTTAATTTGACGCTCTTTTTTGGCGACAGCTGTACCAGCTTCACCAAGCTTATATTCTAATTGCGATCGCTTCTGTTCTACTTGGGCAGCTACAGCTTCAGCTTGAGGACGGGCTTGATTATACCAGTTTTGCGCCTCATCTAAATAATGTTTGACTTCTTCTGAGCGTCCGCCGTAGCGGGCAGCTAAATTAGCCCTGACAATGGATAGTTGCGCTTGTAGTTGTGCGTAACGTTTCTTCAATAGTGATGCTTCTTCACTATTTTTGATACTTTCAATAGCAGAGTCAATGGCTGTTTTAGTATGAGCTGTTTTTTCCTGACTAGTTTCAGAAATTTCGGCTAGGATGCCATCAACGTCTTGCTGAAATTTATCTTCTTCGCTATCTAATTGGGCTTGGAGTCTTTGCAATTCTGACTGAGTTTGGACAATTGCGGCGTGTCTTTTGGTGTTAGCGCCTTCGATGGCTCCTTCAATTGAGGCTGTGATGTCTTCTTTAATTTCTGTGCTTTTATCTTGAATGTTTTCAATGACAGTTGTAACAGCATCTTTGACAATTGCTCTGATTTCGCTAGAACCTTCTTGCAATTCTGAAGTTACTTGAGCAACTGCGGCTTTGACAATTTCTCTAATTCTTTCACTTCTTAATTGTCCAGTTGCTTTTGCTTGTTGTATGTCTGTTTGAATTTGTTGTTTGATATTATTTGTCATTCTTAATTTTTGGTTGTGGGTATACCTTTAATTATGGTGTATTCCTTATGGTTGAGGTACTTCCTTGAGATAGAATATTTTTTTCAACGCAGCGAAAAGTTCTGTAGGAGGGTTTCCCTCCGTAGGAAACTTTTCAAGACAGAGGGGCGCGGAGGTACGCGGAGTGTCGTTTGGCGGTGCATTATGGTATGTGAGGAGTTTTGTATGAAG
Coding sequences within it:
- the sbcD gene encoding exonuclease subunit SbcD: MLKILHLSDIHMGSGFSHGRINSATGLNTRLEDFVNTLSRCIDRALADPVDLVIFGGDAFPDATPPPYVQEAFASQFRRLVDAEIPTVLLVGNHDQHSQGQGGASLNIYRTLGVPGFVVGDKLMTHHIQTRSGKVQIITLPWLTRSTLMTRQDTEGLSLAEVNQLLTERLQVVIEGEIRRLDADVPTVLLAHLMADNATLGAERFLAVGKGFTLPLSLLTRPCFDYVALGHVHRHQNLNKSNNPPVIYPGSIERVDFSEEKEDKGYVMIELERGSAKWEFCPLPVRTFRTIEVDVSKADDPQAAIVKAIAKHDIQDAVVRLIYKLRSEQMDVVDSTSLHNALSAAHTYTIQAELLSQLARPRIPELSASNSIDPMEALKTYLQNREDLKDLATSMLEAAEKLLVDDVEVMSAEWGVMSAE
- a CDS encoding antibiotic biosynthesis monooxygenase — its product is MILEAVMLSVKRGTEQDFESTFQQAANIISAMNGYISHELHRCIEVEGRYLLLVKWSTLEAHTVGFRGSAEYQEWKKLLHHFYDPFPTVEHFQLISGGNLADKLP
- a CDS encoding GNAT family N-acetyltransferase, with the translated sequence MTIRHAIKTDLPAIVAIYNAAIPGRMATADLEPVTVESRLAWFQGRSPHQRPLWVIEQAGVIAGWLSFQSFYGRPAYKSTAELSIYIAPAFHRCGLGKQLLAQAIHESPNLGLTTLIGYIFAHNHPSLKLFTTFEFQKWGYLPQVADLDGIKRDLVIMGRQIP
- a CDS encoding SRPBCC family protein, with translation MSASYISDSVIAGSDMTWSQEKQNLLMQGEILVRTRSHTTWGGAVSAFMYVPLVRSQVWQQVTDYPRWVQYFPDITRSEVLQRGEVKRLYQAAQKAFFFFTAQVEIYLNVVEVLGQQIQFRMEKGTFVDFTARVELKDCGNGTLLAYSVQATPSIPIPSMLIQQAMNFELPANMRQMRQVICQSQSR
- the rtcA gene encoding RNA 3'-terminal phosphate cyclase, whose product is MIEIDGSYGEGGGQVLRTSLSLAAITGEPIRITGIRAGRKKPGLAAQHLTAVRAAARICHAQLSGDALSSTILEFIPGSGVQAGTYSFDVSEAQQGSSAGAITLVLQTILLPLALANGDSQVTLRGGTHVIFSPTMTYIEQVYLPMLRRMGIEAQVKLGAWGWYPQGRGEVNMQVRGGCQLGAINLLERGNLQQVRGIAVATELPAHIPQRMANRAENFLRTAGLRVSIQALREKGIAPGAGIFLTAEYQNSLTGFGGFGRLRLSSEKVAEIACEQLLHFHQTGAPVDEHLADQLLLPAALAAKESQYKVAEISTHLTTNAAVIEKFGLSEFQVDKAAKVVAVKPL
- a CDS encoding phage holin family protein, yielding MLGTFLTVLATALSLLIVDLVVPGVNIANFPAALIAAVVIGLINGSVRPILSALSLPLNLLTLGAFSLVVNGLCFSLAGALVPGFSVHGLIAFLLGPVVLSFATTFINNYFAEKNLVLSGDTKSRTELPSS
- a CDS encoding YqaE/Pmp3 family membrane protein produces the protein MKLLRILLGLLVPPLGVFLTVGVGPTLVINVLLTLLGWLPGSIHAVWVIAKHEEAFNREGDIY
- a CDS encoding histidine kinase, with product MTNNIKQQIQTDIQQAKATGQLRSERIREIVKAAVAQVTSELQEGSSEIRAIVKDAVTTVIENIQDKSTEIKEDITASIEGAIEGANTKRHAAIVQTQSELQRLQAQLDSEEDKFQQDVDGILAEISETSQEKTAHTKTAIDSAIESIKNSEEASLLKKRYAQLQAQLSIVRANLAARYGGRSEEVKHYLDEAQNWYNQARPQAEAVAAQVEQKRSQLEYKLGEAGTAVAKKERQIKQTLRELLLATADLFKDKEHPEQDKEVTRR